A genome region from Crossiella equi includes the following:
- a CDS encoding 3-hydroxybutyrate dehydrogenase: MSTEPALIGRTALVTGAGSGIGLAISRKLAEAGAKVHLVDKNGPAVHTAAQEYGGTAHAIDLSDPAAVEGLPSTVDILVNNAGMQHVSGITDFPPEVFRLMQEVMVTAPFLILRKVLPHMYQHRWGRVVNISSVHGLRASPFKSAYVAAKHALEGLSKVVALEGAPYNVTSNCLNPAYVRTPLVEKQLTDLSHAHRISEEEVLTDLLLERTAVKRLLEPVQVAEAVLWLCQQQSGHLTGISIPIDGGWTAR, translated from the coding sequence ATGAGCACCGAACCGGCACTCATCGGGCGCACGGCACTGGTCACCGGTGCGGGCAGCGGCATCGGCCTGGCCATCTCCAGGAAGCTGGCCGAGGCGGGTGCCAAGGTGCACCTGGTCGACAAGAACGGCCCCGCCGTGCACACCGCCGCACAGGAGTACGGCGGCACCGCGCACGCCATCGACCTCAGCGACCCCGCCGCCGTCGAGGGCCTGCCGTCCACAGTGGACATCCTGGTGAACAACGCCGGCATGCAGCACGTCTCCGGCATCACCGACTTCCCGCCCGAGGTCTTCCGGCTCATGCAGGAGGTCATGGTCACCGCGCCGTTCCTCATCCTGCGCAAGGTGCTCCCCCACATGTACCAACACCGGTGGGGCCGGGTGGTCAACATCAGCTCGGTGCACGGCCTGCGCGCCAGCCCGTTCAAGTCCGCCTACGTCGCCGCCAAACACGCCCTGGAAGGACTGAGCAAGGTCGTCGCCCTGGAAGGCGCGCCGTACAACGTGACCTCCAACTGCCTCAACCCCGCCTACGTGCGCACCCCACTGGTGGAGAAGCAGCTCACCGACCTCTCCCACGCCCACCGCATCTCCGAGGAGGAGGTGCTCACCGACCTCCTCCTGGAACGCACCGCGGTCAAACGCCTGCTGGAACCGGTCCAGGTCGCCGAGGCCGTGCTGTGGCTGTGCCAGCAGCAGAGCGGCCACCTCACCGGCATCTCCATCCCCATCGACGGCGGCTGGACCGCCCGCTAG
- a CDS encoding class I SAM-dependent methyltransferase: MDAAVGSEEAKGRYRDELGTDHPLEPARLRALTDAFDPGTRRRIEALGLDADWSSLDVGAGTGSVSHWLAARCPEGRVTATELDPSLVAGPLPPNLAVLRHDITAEDFPDGSFQLIVARMVLMHLPQRQRIVERMYRWLAPGGVLLLEELVHFPRHGLPEESPFRRAVDGWWAMLSASFGMDADWGGRAAQALCRAGYVDVRAEAELPVVHAGTSMARFSRLTLEIIASRLVASGFLDEEELRRGLEEIDDPSHFSFPMALIATSGYRSMPA; the protein is encoded by the coding sequence GTGGACGCGGCGGTGGGCAGCGAGGAAGCCAAGGGTCGGTACCGGGACGAGCTGGGCACTGATCATCCGCTGGAGCCCGCGCGGCTGCGGGCGCTGACCGACGCCTTCGACCCGGGCACGCGGCGGCGGATCGAGGCGCTGGGCCTGGACGCGGACTGGTCGAGCCTGGACGTGGGCGCGGGCACCGGTTCGGTGTCGCACTGGCTGGCCGCGCGGTGCCCGGAGGGCCGGGTGACGGCGACCGAGCTGGACCCGTCGCTGGTGGCAGGGCCGCTGCCGCCGAACCTGGCGGTGCTGCGGCACGACATCACCGCCGAGGACTTCCCGGACGGTTCGTTCCAGCTGATCGTGGCGCGCATGGTGCTCATGCACCTGCCGCAGCGGCAGCGCATCGTGGAGCGGATGTACCGCTGGCTGGCGCCGGGCGGGGTGCTGCTGCTGGAGGAGCTGGTGCACTTCCCCCGGCACGGCCTGCCGGAGGAGTCGCCGTTCCGCCGGGCGGTGGACGGCTGGTGGGCGATGCTGTCGGCTTCCTTCGGCATGGACGCCGACTGGGGTGGCCGGGCGGCACAGGCCTTGTGCCGGGCGGGGTACGTGGACGTGCGGGCCGAGGCGGAGCTGCCGGTGGTGCACGCGGGCACGTCGATGGCGCGGTTCTCGCGGCTGACGTTGGAGATCATCGCCTCGCGGCTGGTGGCCAGCGGGTTCCTGGACGAGGAGGAGCTGCGCCGGGGGCTGGAGGAGATCGACGACCCGAGCCACTTCTCCTTCCCGATGGCGTTGATCGCGACCTCGGGCTACCGGTCGATGCCTGCCTAG
- a CDS encoding MFS transporter: protein MAAPTAARTPIARIVGASMIGTTIEWYDFFLYGSAAALVFNTLFFPTSDPLTGTLLAMLTYAVGFIARPLGGIVFGHYGDRLGRKKLLVISLLLMGGATFLIGALPTYTTIGTAAPLLLTLLRLVQGFALGGEWGGAVLIVSEHGDPRRRGYWASWPQAGVPAGNLLATAVLAVLAAVQPDEDFLAWGWRIPFLLSGVLVVLGLWIRLAVEESPVFLDAAAKAARTETPEAPPIVRVLREHRREVLIAMGARFAENVCYYILTAFILVYLTGPLALPKSVGLNAVLIASAVHFVSIPLWGALSDRLGRRPVYLFGAIGTGLWGFAFFAMLDTKSFWLITLGATVGLVLHGAMYGPQAAFFSELFGTRVRYSGASVGYQLASIFAGALAPLIATALLQQFGSSLPISVYLLLSAVLTTAAVLAARETRGDQLG from the coding sequence ATGGCTGCCCCCACCGCCGCACGCACCCCCATCGCGCGCATCGTCGGCGCCAGCATGATCGGCACGACGATCGAGTGGTACGACTTCTTCCTCTACGGCTCGGCCGCCGCCCTGGTCTTCAACACCCTCTTCTTCCCCACCTCCGACCCGCTGACCGGCACCCTGCTGGCGATGCTCACCTACGCGGTGGGCTTCATCGCCCGCCCGCTCGGCGGCATCGTCTTCGGCCACTACGGCGACCGCCTGGGCCGCAAGAAACTGCTGGTCATCAGCCTGCTGCTGATGGGCGGTGCCACGTTCCTGATCGGCGCCCTGCCCACCTACACCACCATCGGCACCGCCGCCCCCCTGCTGCTGACGCTGCTGCGCCTGGTCCAGGGCTTCGCGCTGGGCGGCGAATGGGGCGGCGCGGTCCTCATCGTCTCCGAGCACGGCGACCCGAGACGCCGCGGCTACTGGGCCTCCTGGCCGCAGGCCGGGGTCCCCGCGGGCAACCTGCTGGCCACGGCGGTGCTCGCGGTGCTGGCCGCGGTCCAGCCGGATGAGGACTTCCTGGCCTGGGGCTGGCGCATCCCGTTCCTGCTCTCCGGCGTCCTGGTGGTGCTGGGCCTGTGGATCCGCCTGGCGGTCGAGGAGTCCCCGGTCTTCCTGGACGCGGCGGCCAAGGCGGCCCGCACCGAGACCCCGGAGGCCCCACCGATCGTGCGGGTGCTGCGCGAACACCGCCGCGAGGTGCTGATCGCGATGGGCGCCCGCTTCGCCGAGAACGTCTGCTACTACATCCTCACCGCGTTCATCCTGGTCTACCTCACCGGCCCACTGGCCCTGCCCAAATCGGTCGGCCTGAACGCGGTCCTGATCGCCTCAGCCGTCCACTTCGTCTCCATCCCCCTGTGGGGCGCCCTCTCCGACCGCCTGGGCCGCCGCCCGGTCTACCTCTTCGGCGCGATCGGCACCGGTCTGTGGGGCTTCGCCTTCTTCGCCATGCTGGACACGAAGTCCTTCTGGCTGATCACCCTGGGCGCCACGGTCGGCCTGGTCCTGCACGGTGCGATGTACGGCCCGCAGGCGGCCTTCTTCTCCGAACTGTTCGGCACCCGGGTCCGCTACTCGGGCGCCTCGGTCGGCTACCAGCTGGCCTCGATCTTCGCCGGTGCCCTGGCTCCGCTGATCGCGACCGCGCTGCTCCAGCAGTTCGGCTCCTCCCTGCCGATCTCGGTGTACCTGCTGCTGTCCGCGGTGCTCACCACCGCGGCGGTGCTGGCGGCACGGGAGACGCGGGGAGACCAGCTGGGCTGA
- a CDS encoding cytochrome P450, giving the protein MPDTAVQIPLHMRRQGLGPHQELVDLRADGRLGQVTFALPQGELLAWVVTRYEDVRTVLGDHKRFSNNFLGDPDEQPLPPGVTREEMAAMRKGQLLNLDPPDHTALRRLLMPEFTMRRMWRLEDRITEIVDDHLDALEAAGKGADLVQHFALPIPSLVICELLGVPYEDRDGFQDRTSRALDISLPPADRVGVAKEMREYMRSLVRRHRADPGEEMLGMLVREHGDQLDDDELTSIGNLLLIAGHETTANMLGIGTFALLTHPEQLAWLREHPDRIQDAVEELMRYLSVAPGTLPRRALVDVELSGQVVKAGEVVVTALATANRDPELLAEPERLDLSRKPTSHLAFGHGAHHCLGAPLARAEMRTAFPALLTRFPDLRLAIPAEEVRFRAAHAVYGVAELPVTW; this is encoded by the coding sequence ATGCCGGACACGGCGGTCCAGATCCCACTGCACATGCGGCGCCAGGGCCTCGGCCCACACCAGGAACTGGTCGACCTCCGCGCCGACGGGCGCCTGGGGCAGGTCACCTTCGCACTGCCCCAGGGGGAGCTCCTCGCCTGGGTGGTCACGCGGTACGAGGACGTGCGCACCGTTCTCGGCGACCACAAGCGGTTCAGCAACAACTTCCTCGGCGACCCCGACGAGCAGCCCCTGCCGCCCGGGGTGACGCGCGAGGAGATGGCCGCGATGCGCAAGGGCCAGCTGCTCAACCTCGACCCGCCGGACCACACCGCGCTGCGGCGGCTGCTGATGCCCGAGTTCACCATGCGGCGCATGTGGCGCCTGGAGGACCGCATCACCGAGATCGTCGACGACCACCTCGACGCCCTCGAGGCCGCGGGCAAGGGGGCGGACCTGGTCCAGCACTTCGCGCTGCCCATCCCGTCCCTGGTCATCTGCGAGCTGCTCGGGGTGCCCTACGAGGACCGCGACGGCTTCCAGGACCGCACCTCCCGGGCCCTGGACATCAGCCTGCCGCCCGCGGACCGGGTCGGCGTGGCCAAGGAGATGCGCGAGTACATGCGCTCCCTGGTCCGCAGGCACCGGGCCGACCCCGGCGAGGAGATGCTGGGCATGCTCGTACGCGAGCACGGCGACCAGCTGGACGACGACGAGCTGACCTCGATCGGCAACCTGCTGCTCATCGCGGGCCACGAGACCACGGCGAACATGCTGGGCATCGGTACTTTCGCACTGTTGACCCACCCCGAGCAGCTGGCCTGGCTGCGCGAGCACCCGGACCGGATCCAGGACGCCGTCGAGGAGTTGATGCGCTACCTCAGCGTCGCGCCCGGCACCCTGCCCCGCCGCGCGCTGGTCGACGTCGAGCTCAGCGGCCAGGTGGTCAAGGCGGGCGAGGTCGTGGTGACCGCGCTGGCCACGGCCAACCGCGACCCGGAGCTGCTGGCGGAGCCCGAACGCCTGGACCTCAGCCGCAAGCCCACCTCGCACCTGGCCTTCGGGCACGGCGCGCACCACTGCCTGGGCGCACCGCTGGCGCGGGCGGAGATGCGCACGGCGTTCCCGGCGCTGCTCACCCGGTTCCCGGACCTCCGGCTCGCGATCCCGGCCGAGGAGGTCCGCTTCCGCGCCGCGCACGCGGTCTACGGCGTGGCGGAGCTGCCCGTCACCTGGTGA
- a CDS encoding GNAT family N-acetyltransferase produces MDSPTRALALAAPVLRRAGPADLDALLDLHRRCSPETLRRRFLGAPQTSASVLGTLLTRDGTYTVLTFAGREAVATGSLFTYADEAELAFLVRDDWQRRGLGRALVRHLAEAAHGQGVRTLHLCAYADNTPVRRLVHGLARSVRQSVTDGVLSVEVTLTR; encoded by the coding sequence ATGGACTCGCCAACCAGGGCGCTCGCGCTGGCCGCCCCCGTGCTGCGCCGAGCCGGGCCCGCCGACCTGGACGCCCTGCTCGACCTGCACCGCCGCTGCTCGCCGGAGACGCTGCGCCGCCGGTTCCTGGGCGCGCCGCAGACCAGCGCCTCGGTGCTCGGCACGCTGCTCACCCGGGACGGGACGTACACGGTGCTGACGTTCGCGGGCCGGGAGGCGGTCGCCACCGGCAGCCTGTTCACCTACGCGGACGAGGCCGAGCTGGCCTTCCTCGTGCGCGACGACTGGCAGCGCCGGGGCCTGGGCCGGGCGCTGGTGCGGCACCTGGCGGAGGCGGCGCACGGGCAGGGGGTGCGGACCCTGCACCTGTGCGCCTACGCCGACAACACGCCGGTGCGCCGCCTCGTGCACGGACTGGCGCGATCGGTGCGCCAGTCCGTGACGGACGGGGTGCTGAGCGTGGAGGTCACCCTCACCAGGTGA
- the hrpA gene encoding ATP-dependent RNA helicase HrpA, with protein sequence MSTPLASPSLTELHDRLPELMLRDARRLRRRIEGARKLRDKVKRAAVTEELAAEVAAAQIRVENRRNARPRIRYPEQLPVSQRKDEILAAIRDHQVVIVAGETGSGKTTQLPKICLELGRGVQGLIGHTQPRRLAARTVAERIAEELGSSLGEVVGYQVRFTDQSSTDTLVKLMTDGILLAEIQNDKALSRYDTLIIDEAHERSLNVDFLLGYLAQLLPRRPDLKVIITSATIDPERFSRHFGDAPIIEVSGRTYPVEVRYRPVVDPDDPEDDGERDQVQAISDAVDELMLEGPGDILVFLSGEREIRDTADALEKRELRNTEVVPLYARLSAAEQHRVFQQHTGRRIVLATNVAETSLTVPGIKYVIDPGTARISRYSHRTKVQRLPIEPVSQASANQRKGRCGRVSEGICIRLYSEEDFLARPEFTDPEILRTNLASVILQMTSLGLGDLAAFPFIDPPDPRNITAGVQLLQELGALDPEQSDPKRRLTSLGRKLSQLPVDPRLARMVLAADELGCLREVLVITSALSIQDPRERPSDKQQDADSKHARFADPTSDFLAYLKLWDYLREQQKELSSNRFRKQCRAEYLNYLRVREWQDIHSQLRQVVKNLGLTLNSNEAGPQQIHTALLSGLLSHIGLQEERRKEYLGARSARFAIFPGSALFKKPPRWVMAAELVETSRLWARIAARIEPEWVEPLAQHLIKRTYSEPHWEKKQGAVMAVERVTLYGIPLVVDRKVNYGRIEPELCRELFIRHALVEGDWHTSHKFFHANRALLQEVEKLEDRARRRDIMVDDETLFALYDERIGKDVVSARHFDSWWKKTRHEKPDLLTFTKQTLINATAGAVTETDYPDDWRQGDVALPLTYRFEPGRKDDGVTAHIPVGVLNQVTGDGFAWHIPGLRKDIVVALLKSLPKNLRRNFVPVPDVAQALLAKISAEDGNLLDAVEEVLHELTGIDVPREAWQLDQVPDHLKTTYRVTDEGGKVLAEGKDLAALKKKLTAQVRRTLSSAGSELERTGLTDWTIGTLPRTFSQERNGFTVTAYPALVDEGDTAGVRMLDTAADQRRMMWRGTRRLLLLTTPSPVKQLQRGLSNKEKLTLSRNPHGGVADLLVDCINAAADKLIAAGGGPAWDEAGFAKLREGVRKGLQEATFEVVGHVAQTLGAWHEVEAVLETTAGKGPLETAWKDVRTQVSSLVYKGFATATGWSRLSHLPRYLEAARRRLEKVAENPRRDAELQAQVTAIQQALAELRAEVPQAAAGLAKIRWMVEELRVSYFAQQLGTAYPVSDKRIYRAMDELLA encoded by the coding sequence ATGAGTACGCCGCTTGCGAGCCCTTCGCTCACCGAACTCCACGACCGGCTGCCCGAGCTGATGCTGCGCGACGCGCGCAGGCTCCGGCGGCGGATCGAGGGCGCCCGCAAGCTGCGGGACAAGGTCAAACGCGCCGCCGTCACCGAGGAGCTGGCCGCCGAGGTGGCCGCCGCGCAGATCCGCGTGGAGAACCGGCGCAACGCCCGGCCGCGCATCCGCTACCCGGAGCAGCTGCCGGTCAGCCAGCGCAAGGACGAGATCCTGGCCGCCATCCGCGACCACCAGGTGGTGATCGTCGCGGGCGAGACCGGCTCCGGCAAGACCACCCAGCTGCCCAAGATCTGCCTGGAGCTGGGTCGGGGCGTGCAGGGCCTGATCGGGCACACCCAGCCGCGGCGGCTGGCCGCGCGCACGGTCGCCGAGCGCATCGCCGAGGAGCTGGGCTCCTCGCTGGGCGAGGTCGTCGGCTACCAGGTGCGCTTCACCGACCAGTCCAGCACGGACACCCTGGTCAAGCTGATGACCGACGGCATCCTGCTGGCCGAGATCCAGAACGACAAGGCGCTCTCCCGCTACGACACGCTGATCATCGACGAGGCACACGAGCGCAGCCTCAACGTCGACTTCCTGCTCGGCTACCTCGCCCAGCTGCTGCCGCGCCGCCCCGACCTCAAGGTCATCATCACCTCGGCCACGATCGACCCGGAGCGCTTCTCCCGCCACTTCGGCGACGCCCCGATCATCGAGGTCTCCGGCCGCACCTACCCGGTGGAGGTGCGCTACCGCCCGGTCGTCGACCCGGACGACCCCGAGGACGACGGCGAGCGGGACCAGGTCCAGGCCATCTCCGACGCGGTCGACGAGCTCATGCTGGAGGGCCCCGGCGACATCCTGGTCTTCCTCTCCGGCGAACGCGAGATCCGCGACACCGCGGACGCCCTGGAGAAGCGCGAGCTGCGCAACACCGAGGTCGTGCCGCTGTACGCGCGGCTGTCCGCGGCCGAGCAGCACCGGGTGTTCCAGCAGCACACCGGGCGCCGGATCGTGCTGGCCACCAACGTGGCCGAGACCTCGCTGACCGTGCCCGGCATCAAGTACGTGATCGACCCGGGCACCGCGCGCATCTCCCGGTACAGCCACCGCACCAAGGTGCAGCGGCTGCCCATCGAGCCTGTCTCGCAGGCCTCGGCCAACCAGCGCAAGGGCCGCTGCGGCCGGGTGTCGGAGGGCATCTGCATCCGGCTGTACAGCGAGGAGGACTTCCTGGCGCGCCCGGAGTTCACCGACCCGGAGATCCTGCGCACCAACCTGGCCTCGGTCATCCTGCAGATGACCTCCCTCGGCCTGGGCGACCTGGCCGCGTTCCCGTTCATCGACCCGCCGGACCCGCGCAACATCACCGCGGGGGTGCAGCTGCTCCAGGAGCTGGGCGCGCTGGACCCGGAGCAGTCCGACCCGAAGAGGCGGCTGACCTCGTTGGGGCGCAAGCTGTCCCAGCTGCCGGTCGACCCGCGCCTGGCGCGCATGGTGCTGGCCGCGGACGAGCTGGGCTGCCTGCGCGAGGTGCTGGTGATCACTTCCGCGCTGTCCATCCAGGACCCACGCGAACGCCCGTCGGACAAGCAGCAGGACGCCGACTCCAAGCACGCCCGGTTCGCCGACCCGACCTCGGACTTCCTGGCCTACCTCAAGCTGTGGGACTACCTGCGGGAGCAGCAGAAGGAGCTGTCCAGCAACCGGTTCCGCAAGCAGTGCCGGGCGGAGTACCTGAACTACCTGCGCGTGCGGGAGTGGCAGGACATCCACAGCCAGCTGCGCCAGGTGGTGAAGAACCTCGGGCTCACGCTGAACTCCAACGAGGCGGGCCCGCAGCAGATCCACACCGCGCTGCTGTCCGGGCTGCTGTCGCACATCGGGTTGCAGGAGGAGCGCCGCAAGGAGTACCTGGGCGCGCGCAGTGCCCGCTTCGCGATCTTCCCGGGCTCGGCGCTGTTCAAGAAGCCTCCGCGCTGGGTGATGGCCGCCGAGCTGGTCGAGACCTCGCGGCTGTGGGCGCGCATCGCCGCGCGCATCGAGCCGGAGTGGGTCGAACCGCTGGCGCAGCACCTCATCAAGCGCACCTACAGCGAGCCGCACTGGGAGAAGAAGCAGGGCGCGGTGATGGCCGTGGAGCGCGTGACGCTGTACGGCATCCCGCTGGTGGTCGACCGCAAGGTCAACTACGGCCGCATCGAGCCGGAGCTGTGCCGCGAGCTGTTCATCCGGCACGCGCTGGTCGAGGGCGACTGGCACACCTCGCACAAGTTCTTCCACGCCAACCGCGCGCTGCTGCAGGAGGTCGAGAAGCTCGAGGACCGGGCGCGCCGCCGCGACATCATGGTCGACGACGAGACGCTGTTCGCCCTCTACGACGAGCGCATCGGCAAGGACGTCGTCTCCGCCCGGCACTTCGACTCCTGGTGGAAGAAGACCCGCCACGAGAAGCCGGACCTGCTGACCTTCACCAAGCAGACGCTGATCAACGCCACCGCGGGCGCGGTCACCGAGACCGACTACCCCGACGACTGGCGCCAGGGCGACGTCGCGCTGCCGCTGACCTACCGGTTCGAGCCGGGCCGCAAGGACGACGGCGTCACCGCGCACATCCCGGTCGGTGTGCTCAACCAGGTCACCGGCGACGGCTTCGCCTGGCACATCCCGGGGCTGCGCAAGGACATCGTGGTGGCGCTGCTGAAGTCGCTGCCGAAGAACCTGCGCCGCAACTTCGTGCCGGTACCCGATGTGGCGCAGGCACTCCTGGCCAAGATCTCCGCCGAGGACGGCAACCTGCTGGACGCGGTCGAGGAGGTGCTGCACGAGCTGACCGGCATCGACGTCCCGCGCGAGGCCTGGCAGCTGGACCAGGTGCCGGACCACCTCAAGACCACCTACCGGGTCACCGACGAGGGCGGCAAGGTGCTGGCCGAGGGCAAGGACCTTGCCGCGCTGAAGAAGAAGCTCACCGCGCAGGTGCGGCGCACGCTGTCCAGCGCGGGCAGCGAGCTGGAACGCACCGGCCTCACCGACTGGACGATCGGCACGCTGCCGCGCACGTTCTCCCAGGAGCGGAACGGGTTCACGGTCACCGCGTACCCGGCTCTGGTCGACGAGGGCGACACGGCGGGCGTGCGCATGCTGGACACCGCGGCCGACCAGCGCCGGATGATGTGGCGGGGCACGCGCCGCCTGCTCCTGCTGACCACGCCGTCCCCGGTGAAGCAGCTCCAGCGGGGCCTGTCCAACAAGGAGAAGCTGACGCTGAGCCGCAACCCGCACGGCGGTGTGGCGGACCTGCTGGTCGACTGCATCAACGCGGCCGCGGACAAGCTCATCGCGGCGGGCGGCGGCCCGGCCTGGGACGAGGCGGGCTTCGCCAAACTGCGCGAAGGCGTCCGCAAGGGTCTTCAGGAAGCCACCTTCGAGGTCGTGGGCCACGTGGCGCAGACCCTGGGCGCCTGGCACGAGGTCGAAGCGGTCCTGGAGACCACGGCGGGCAAGGGCCCCCTCGAAACGGCCTGGAAGGACGTCCGCACCCAGGTGAGCTCCCTGGTCTACAAGGGCTTCGCCACGGCCACGGGCTGGTCCCGCCTTTCCCACCTCCCGCGCTACCTGGAAGCGGCCCGCCGCCGTCTGGAGAAGGTCGCGGAGAACCCCCGCCGGGACGCCGAGCTCCAGGCCCAGGTCACCGCGATCCAACAGGCCCTGGCCGAGCTCCGCGCCGAGGTCCCGCAGGCCGCGGCGGGTCTGGCCAAGATCCGCTGGATGGTCGAGGAGCTCCGGGTCAGCTACTTCGCCCAGCAGCTCGGCACGGCGTACCCGGTGTCGGACAAGCGGATCTACCGGGCGATGGACGAACTGCTGGCGTGA